The DNA region GCTTGTCGAAGGTAGTCGTGATGTCGTAAACGGGAACGGGGTTGTTAGGGTTTGTACTGTTTCGCGGACACAATTAGCGAGTGTCATCAAAAAGTGAATCAAATTTGTAGGTCAATACTCACGTGTCAGCGCTCACGTCGCAAATGACGGAAAGGCGACGGTTGGGGGTCGAAAGGCTCTCAGGGCTAACGAAAGGAGGGATTTTTGCGGAGAGGTAGATGCAGTTTATGAAGATGTCAGCATCCTCAATGATCTCCTTGAAGGGACCGCCTGGACAAAGTTAGTATATAGAAAACTCAATGGAACGTAGCGTAACGAACCCTTCTTAGTCTCTTCGATATCCCAGCGGAAGATATCCGAGTCCGGGATACCAACATCCTTGGCCAACTGCACGGCACCACTTCCGCAGCGTCCAAGCTATCTAATATTAGCCCTGGCATTCGATGTATTGAAGAAATGTACTTACAGCTCCGATGACCAGGACCTTGGGCGACTTGCCAGACTGCTTCTTGCCAGCCTCAAGCGATTCCTTCACAGACTCAATCAGAACATCCTGGTTTGCATAAGGCACCTCACCAGGAAGCTCCTGACCGGGGTGGGTCAATTGCCATGCCCAATTCTTAACAGCCAATGCGGAACCGGCGTAACCAGCGGACCAACCGAAGGCTGCAAAGACACTAGTTAACACTTGACCAAGCAACTGTCACGCCACGAGTACTCACCAGCCACTCTCCGGCCAACATCGTCAGTGAGAAACTCCAAGTCCAAGAGAGTGCCACCTCCACGGGGCCACCGGCTAAGAACCTTCTCCCAGCCGCCTTGTTGTTTGTAGCAGTGTGCGAAGGAGATGTGGACGTGCTCCAGGGGGAAGTCGTCCTCGGGCAATTCCTTCAGACCCAAGATGTAGGCATCCTTCGGcgcatccttcacccaagaGCCTTCCTCTACGAGCGGCGCACCAACCTGTTCAGTTATCGCATTAAAATCGTCAATTCGAACTTCGTGTAGAGCAATCAAGAGCATACAGCAGCAAACTCGTCATCTATTCGCATGGGCCAAGACTGT from Aspergillus chevalieri M1 DNA, chromosome 2, nearly complete sequence includes:
- the lys1 gene encoding saccharopine dehydrogenase (NAD+, L-lysine-forming) (BUSCO:EOG09262XGK;~COG:E;~EggNog:ENOG410PG8G;~InterPro:IPR007698,IPR036291,IPR027281,IPR007886;~PFAM:PF05222;~go_function: GO:0004754 - saccharopine dehydrogenase (NAD+, L-lysine-forming) activity [Evidence IEA];~go_process: GO:0009085 - lysine biosynthetic process [Evidence IEA]), whose translation is MASNKIWLRAETKPAEARSALTPTTCKKLIDAGYEVTVERSTQRIFEDDEFAAVGAPLVEEGSWVKDAPKDAYILGLKELPEDDFPLEHVHISFAHCYKQQGGWEKVLSRWPRGGGTLLDLEFLTDDVGRRVAAFGWSAGYAGSALAVKNWAWQLTHPGQELPGEVPYANQDVLIESVKESLEAGKKQSGKSPKVLVIGALGRCGSGAVQLAKDVGIPDSDIFRWDIEETKKGGPFKEIIEDADIFINCIYLSAKIPPFVSPESLSTPNRRLSVICDVSADTTNPNNPVPVYDITTTFDKPTVPVTLPAGTQGPPLSVISIDHLPSLLPRESSEMFSEALMPSLLQLKDRTNARVWKQAEDLFNEKVATLPESLRA